The segment GCCGAGAGGAGCTTCGGTAGAAATATTCGAGGAGACACTTGTCATGTTATTACATTTCTCGTACTGGACTTGTAATGTTATACAATCACACGGAAGACATGATGTCCAGAACACTCCTGCCCGCTTCCCTCGCCGCGGCCCTGATCGGCGGTTCCGCACTAGCCCAGGCGCCAAGTGTCGCCGTCGATATTGCGCCGGTTCATTCACTGGTCGCCCGCGTGATGCAGGGCGTAGGAACCCCGGACCTGATCGTCCAACCCGGCGCCAGCCCACATCAATACGCGCTGCGGCCGTCCGAAGCGCGTGGCCTGCAAGAGGCTGATCTGGTGTTTTGGGTGAGTGCGGGCCTCACGCCTTGGCTGGACGGTGCTATAGAAACGCTGGCCGCCGATGCTTCCGTCACCGAGCTTTTGGAATCAGATGGGACGGTCACGCTGGATTTCCGCGAAGGCGCCTTATTTGAGAAGCACGTTCACAGTGGCGAAGCGCATGACGATCACGCCGAAGAGGAGCATGATGATCACACAGAGCACGATGATCACGCGGGCCACGACCATGACAAACATGATCCCCACGCGTGGCTCTCGCCGCAAAACGCCTCGAACTGGATGAATGTGGTTGCAGCACAGCTATCCGCCGCCGATCCGGAGAACGCGGGCATCTATTTCGCCAATGCCGCCGCGGGCCGTGTCGAGATTGCCACCATGATCACCGAGGTCAATACGATGCTTGAGCCGTTGCGCGGTAACCGTTTCATCGTTTTCCATGATGCCTACCAGTATTTCGAAACTGATTTCGATTTCCCCGCAGCAGGAGCCATTTCAATCAGCGATGCGTCCGATCCCAGCCCGGCCCGTATCGCCGAGATCCGCGAGAGAATTGCCGCTGAAGATATCAACTGCGTGCTGGCAGAGCCGCAATTCAACCCAGGCCTTGCTGCAACGGTTTTGGATGGATCGAATGCGGACACCGCGGTGATAGACCCTATGGGCTCCGATCTGGAAATAGGCCCTGCGCTCTATCTCCAACTCATCCGCAACCTTGCAACATCTCTTGCGAAATGCCTCTAACCCGCAAGGCTGCGTTGTATTCTTACGGCTTTGCTGCACCCATCCGATGATGGGCGGGCTTCCCCTTACTCTGGACATACCGCCTACTTCCTTGGGGGCGGGTATGCCGAGAGCGGTGTGTTGGTTGAGGGTGGCGATGACCCAGGTAATGCGCGCGGGTATCAGTCTTCCTGCGTGCCCACGAACATCCGGTCCTTCGCGGCTGTGATGTGGTGACGCATTGTCGCTTGTGCCAACTCGGGCTGCCTCCGACCGATCGCGTCGAGCACCGCACGATGCTCAGCCAAAACCAATTCCTGCCGACCGGGAATGTCGAGCAGGGTAAGCGAGCGCGACAGCTTGACACCAAAGGCTATTTGCTCGTTCAACGACTCCAGAACAGAAGAAAAGAACAGGTTTTTCGAGGCCCGTGCCACCGCCAGATGCAGCCGCTGGTCGGCATCGACGCCAAGCGCTTTCTGCTGGTACGTCTGCTCCATCACCTTGTAGGCAGCATCCATCACCGCCAGATCCTCTTCGTCACGCCGCCGGGCCGC is part of the Puniceibacterium sp. IMCC21224 genome and harbors:
- a CDS encoding zinc ABC transporter substrate-binding protein; translated protein: MSRTLLPASLAAALIGGSALAQAPSVAVDIAPVHSLVARVMQGVGTPDLIVQPGASPHQYALRPSEARGLQEADLVFWVSAGLTPWLDGAIETLAADASVTELLESDGTVTLDFREGALFEKHVHSGEAHDDHAEEEHDDHTEHDDHAGHDHDKHDPHAWLSPQNASNWMNVVAAQLSAADPENAGIYFANAAAGRVEIATMITEVNTMLEPLRGNRFIVFHDAYQYFETDFDFPAAGAISISDASDPSPARIAEIRERIAAEDINCVLAEPQFNPGLAATVLDGSNADTAVIDPMGSDLEIGPALYLQLIRNLATSLAKCL
- a CDS encoding FadR/GntR family transcriptional regulator; translated protein: MPEAKRPSLADQIYDQLLGKILKEEFPVHSRLPTEGVLATSYAVSRPTVRAALSRLRDDGIVQSRRGSGSYVLRRPDRELISFVPLESVSDVQRSYEFRIDVEGAAAAWAARRRDEEDLAVMDAAYKVMEQTYQQKALGVDADQRLHLAVARASKNLFFSSVLESLNEQIAFGVKLSRSLTLLDIPGRQELVLAEHRAVLDAIGRRQPELAQATMRHHITAAKDRMFVGTQED